From the genome of Candidatus Bathyarchaeota archaeon:
AGAGGGCTAGGTTTGAGGAGGCTATCGATACGATAGTCCAAGGGATGAACGCGGTATCCGAGGAGGAGTTCGTAAGGGTGGTGAAGGAGTGGAGGAGAAAGAGGATGTAAGGTATCTTCTAGACGCATCGGCTTTGTACCCGCTTCTCAGAAGACTTGGAAAAAGCCTCTATAGGCACCTTAAGACGTTAGCAGTTCTGGACCTGACTAAGTACGAGGTCGGTAACGCCTTATGGGTCGAGGTTAAACATGGGCTCGTCGTAGACTGGCTGCCTGTGGTAAAGGCTTGGATTGAGGTCTTCAGAGGGCTTAAGGAGCTTAAGGTGGAAGACTTGGTAGACGTGGAGGAGCTGGCTACTAGGCTTGACGTGACCTTCTACGACGCCGCTTACATCTTCACGGCTAACCGGATGGGGCTAATCTTGGTTACTGAGGATGAGGAGATGCGGGATAAGGCATCTACCATAGAGGTCGATGTGGCTTCCGTAGACGAGCTTGTCGAGCGGCTACAGGGGAATACAGCTAAGCCATAAGGACGGTTTAGACATATTTCAAGAGGATTACGATACCTAGGGCTGTTATCAAGAGGAATATGAGGAGCTTCAGCGTGAAGCCTATCCATGCAAGCTGTAGGATGGAACCCGGTATGGCCGCGATGTTCCAGCCCACCGTGATGAGCGTCGTGAATAATCCCCCCAAGCCGACTATGAGCGCTATGATGCCTAGTATGAGCAGTAGGTTTTCCGAAGGCGGTGGAGCGGGGGGAGGGGCTGGTCCTTGGTAGATAGGCTCCTCCGGGATTATCAGTGCGGCGATTATGTATAGAAGAAGACCTGCACCCCAGACGAGTATCAAGGCCGCCCATAGAAGCCTTATGATAACTGGGTCTACGTTCAGGTACTCACCTATCCCGCCACATACGCCTGCGATCACACGGTTTCTACGAGACCTATACAGCTGTCGGACCTGAGTGTTTGACTGAGCCATCGTATCGACGATCATTTTATCGACACGGCTCTTTTAAACTATTCTTATCCGAGATAAACCGACGTGATTTTTCCTTCTACAGAACGAAATCTTTTTATCTACATGCCTTATGCATGTTTAAGGGTGTATCGACCATGACTTGTTCAGACGGGAAGTTCGACGTGGTTATAGTCGGCGGTGGGGCTGGAGGGTATACGGCTGCTTTAACCGTGAAGAAGCTTTACCCAGACATCTCGGTTCTCCTCGTCAGGAAGGACAGCTATGCCCTGATCCCATGCGCCATACCGTATCTCTGCGCGACGATAGAGGCTTGCAATAGGAACCTTCTCCCAGACGCGCCTTTGAAGAAGGCGGGTGTGGAGATTCTCATAGACGAGGTCGTCGACATAGACTTGACGAACAAGCTTGTGAAGACCGCCGAGGGCAGGGAG
Proteins encoded in this window:
- a CDS encoding PspC domain-containing protein → MAQSNTQVRQLYRSRRNRVIAGVCGGIGEYLNVDPVIIRLLWAALILVWGAGLLLYIIAALIIPEEPIYQGPAPPPAPPPSENLLLILGIIALIVGLGGLFTTLITVGWNIAAIPGSILQLAWIGFTLKLLIFLLITALGIVILLKYV
- a CDS encoding type II toxin-antitoxin system VapC family toxin — translated: MEEKEDVRYLLDASALYPLLRRLGKSLYRHLKTLAVLDLTKYEVGNALWVEVKHGLVVDWLPVVKAWIEVFRGLKELKVEDLVDVEELATRLDVTFYDAAYIFTANRMGLILVTEDEEMRDKASTIEVDVASVDELVERLQGNTAKP